The Streptomyces tendae genome has a window encoding:
- a CDS encoding 4'-phosphopantetheinyl transferase family protein: MGAGEPTFLWLLPERAVNGFATALGGTRLLTDDERAGLERRSGEGARRRYLGARLLSRYALSACTGRPLDRWRFTRGPHGRPEPQSSADGVRFNLSHCDGLIACVVTRGRACGVDVGPTAAPDGLAAHLARRLGPAERARLEGTAPGARPALAGELWVLKEAYLKALGTGLTRGPGSFAFVRRPDGRIAVEDPLGAGDDARWWFDVVHPGPRHVLAVATEHGRPGLLRRTDLSDLSLTA; encoded by the coding sequence ATGGGAGCCGGTGAGCCGACGTTCCTGTGGCTGCTGCCCGAGCGGGCCGTGAACGGTTTCGCCACGGCCCTCGGCGGCACCCGCCTGCTCACGGACGACGAACGGGCGGGCCTGGAGCGGAGGTCCGGCGAGGGCGCCCGCCGCCGTTACCTGGGCGCCCGGCTGCTGAGCCGGTACGCCCTCTCCGCGTGCACCGGGCGCCCGCTGGACCGCTGGCGCTTCACCCGCGGTCCGCACGGCCGGCCCGAGCCGCAGTCGTCCGCGGACGGTGTGCGTTTCAACCTGTCGCACTGCGACGGGCTGATCGCCTGCGTCGTCACCCGGGGGCGGGCCTGCGGCGTCGACGTCGGCCCCACGGCCGCCCCGGACGGGCTGGCCGCCCATCTGGCGCGGCGCCTGGGCCCGGCCGAGCGCGCCCGGCTGGAGGGCACCGCACCCGGCGCCCGCCCCGCCCTGGCCGGTGAGCTGTGGGTGCTGAAGGAGGCCTACCTCAAGGCGCTCGGCACAGGACTGACCCGGGGCCCGGGGAGTTTCGCCTTCGTCCGCCGCCCCGACGGCCGTATCGCCGTGGAGGACCCGCTGGGCGCCGGCGACGACGCCCGCTGGTGGTTCGACGTCGTGCACCCCGGGCCCCGCCACGTGCTGGCCGTCGCCACCGAGCACGGCCGGCCCGGACTGCTGCGCCGTACCGACCTGTCCGACCTCTCCCTCACCGCCTGA
- a CDS encoding NAD(P)/FAD-dependent oxidoreductase, translating into MTSSAVPRVAVIGAGVSGISAAYHLRDRARITLYEREDRLGGHANTVEVEDDGRTLGIDTAFVVFNRPAYTNLCEFFDELGVEAVEHRGAFNFFDLDSGLEYGTAELGLSEEEVSARYSEEFLTIWREAHRFHTEGRRDFVRKKADVPLGEYLDRGGYSQAFRNSYVILLCSAVWSIPAELIWEMPASTAIAFFMGHDEGGLGGQHVDWRTVGGGSVSYVRKALAAIGPEIRSGEPVGSVRQDADGVTVTTARGTERYDYAVIGAHADEALALLENPDERQREVLSKVRYNASSVVLHTDRSVMPADRERWQAWNYGKVAVDGADRTYVAYYMNKLHGFTSEKDYFVTLDYPGDIDPSAVIASFPYTHPVIDVPVREMQKDIYDVNAGTRVKLCGSYFHAKRHGVDQIGSHEAGYSSGMEAARQLLGEL; encoded by the coding sequence ATGACGTCATCCGCCGTCCCCCGTGTCGCCGTCATCGGTGCCGGTGTCTCCGGCATCTCCGCCGCCTACCACCTGCGCGACCGCGCCCGCATCACGCTCTACGAGCGGGAGGACCGCCTCGGCGGTCACGCCAACACGGTGGAGGTCGAGGACGACGGGCGCACGCTCGGCATCGACACGGCCTTCGTCGTCTTCAACCGGCCCGCCTACACCAACCTGTGCGAGTTCTTCGACGAGCTGGGCGTGGAGGCCGTCGAACACCGGGGCGCGTTCAACTTCTTCGACCTGGACTCGGGCCTGGAGTACGGCACGGCGGAGCTGGGGCTGAGCGAGGAGGAGGTGTCCGCCCGCTACTCGGAGGAGTTCCTGACCATCTGGCGCGAGGCCCACCGCTTCCACACCGAGGGTCGCAGGGACTTCGTGCGGAAGAAGGCGGACGTCCCGCTCGGCGAGTACCTCGACCGGGGCGGCTACAGCCAGGCCTTCCGCAACAGCTACGTCATCCTGCTCTGCTCCGCGGTGTGGTCCATCCCGGCCGAGCTGATCTGGGAGATGCCGGCCAGCACGGCCATCGCCTTCTTCATGGGCCACGACGAGGGCGGTCTGGGCGGTCAGCACGTGGACTGGCGCACGGTGGGCGGCGGTTCGGTCAGCTATGTGCGCAAGGCGCTCGCCGCCATCGGCCCCGAGATACGGTCCGGTGAACCCGTCGGGTCCGTCCGACAGGACGCCGACGGAGTCACCGTCACCACCGCCCGCGGCACCGAGCGCTACGACTACGCGGTGATCGGAGCCCACGCCGACGAGGCGCTGGCGCTCCTGGAGAACCCGGACGAGCGGCAGCGGGAGGTGCTGTCCAAGGTCCGCTACAACGCCTCGTCGGTCGTGCTGCACACCGACCGCTCGGTGATGCCCGCCGACCGCGAGCGCTGGCAGGCGTGGAACTACGGCAAGGTCGCCGTCGACGGCGCGGACCGCACCTACGTCGCCTACTACATGAACAAGCTGCACGGGTTCACGTCGGAGAAGGACTACTTCGTCACCCTGGACTACCCCGGCGACATCGACCCCTCCGCGGTCATCGCCTCCTTCCCCTACACCCACCCGGTCATCGACGTCCCCGTGCGCGAGATGCAGAAGGACATCTACGACGTCAACGCCGGCACCCGGGTGAAGCTCTGCGGCTCGTACTTCCACGCCAAGCGGCACGGGGTGGATCAGATCGGCTCCCACGAGGCCGGCTACTCCTCCGGCATGGAGGCGGCGCGGCAGCTCCTCGGCGAGCTCTGA
- a CDS encoding AfsR/SARP family transcriptional regulator → MQFRILGPPDLYDEATGRSVPLNAPKTRLLLGTLLARPNAPVARETLVRNSGHRSPRQVPHTLNAHVSALRARLLRAEPDRHGAPRLTARAGGYALAVRPEESDAGRFHHLLGRARRTAAGDPEGTYRTLCRSLALWRGPVLGGGPHGPACAGLTARLERVRQDTLALYFDCALRTGRHERAVPELREAVAAHPLDERLHDLLMLALCRCGRGPEAIGVYQRARRRLTAVHGRTPLLTARLEQISVCSPVLTDPAAEDPRAEDPRAAGPARTAPGRPDAPAAFAPRTVLGYLTEVLSGQVLTSR, encoded by the coding sequence ATGCAGTTCCGGATTCTGGGCCCGCCCGACCTGTACGACGAGGCCACCGGCCGGAGCGTCCCGCTCAACGCCCCCAAGACCCGGCTGCTTCTCGGCACGCTCCTGGCCCGGCCCAACGCCCCGGTCGCCCGCGAGACGCTGGTGCGGAACTCTGGGCACCGCTCCCCGCGCCAGGTGCCGCACACCCTCAACGCCCATGTGTCCGCGCTGCGCGCCCGGCTGCTGCGGGCCGAGCCGGACCGGCACGGCGCTCCGCGGCTGACCGCCCGGGCGGGTGGCTACGCACTGGCGGTACGCCCCGAGGAAAGCGACGCGGGCCGTTTCCACCACCTGCTCGGCCGGGCCCGCCGTACCGCCGCGGGGGACCCGGAGGGCACCTACCGGACACTGTGCCGGTCCCTCGCCCTGTGGCGCGGCCCGGTGCTGGGCGGCGGGCCGCACGGTCCCGCCTGCGCCGGCCTGACGGCCCGCCTGGAGCGCGTGCGGCAGGACACGCTGGCCCTGTACTTCGACTGCGCCCTGCGCACCGGCCGGCACGAGCGGGCCGTCCCCGAGCTGCGGGAGGCCGTCGCCGCCCACCCGCTGGACGAGCGCCTGCACGACCTGCTGATGCTGGCGCTGTGCCGCTGCGGACGGGGCCCCGAGGCGATCGGCGTCTACCAGCGCGCCCGGCGCCGGCTGACCGCCGTGCACGGCCGCACGCCGCTGCTGACGGCCCGTCTGGAACAGATCAGCGTCTGCTCCCCGGTGCTCACCGACCCGGCCGCCGAGGACCCGCGCGCCGAGGACCCGCGCGCCGCGGGCCCCGCCCGGACCGCGCCGGGCCGGCCGGACGCCCCCGCCGCGTTCGCGCCGCGCACCGTCCTCGGGTATCTGACCGAGGTGCTCAGCGGCCAGGTGCTCACCTCCCGCTGA
- a CDS encoding MerR family transcriptional regulator, protein MRISELSRRSGVSNATIKYYLREGLLPPGRATAATQAEYDESHLRRLRLIRALTGVRGLSVASAKQVLDASSAHQTDTHRLLGIVFGIWPSEAGRPETQADGPPEPSPEAAALIEAMGWSVSDYNPARQVIDQTLRTLRSLGIDYDWQTLLPYAELAARTARHDLDRLDTITDPLEKAEQAVLLTFLLEPALMALRRLAQEDESIVRYGDGPDAPPSGEARPPGHE, encoded by the coding sequence GTGAGAATCTCGGAACTCAGCCGCCGCAGCGGGGTGTCCAACGCGACCATCAAGTACTACCTGCGGGAGGGTCTGCTGCCGCCCGGACGGGCGACGGCGGCGACCCAGGCCGAGTACGACGAGTCCCACCTGCGGAGGCTGCGCCTGATCCGCGCGCTCACCGGCGTGCGCGGGCTGTCCGTGGCGTCGGCCAAGCAGGTGCTGGACGCCAGCTCCGCCCACCAGACCGACACGCACCGGCTGCTGGGCATCGTCTTCGGCATCTGGCCGTCCGAGGCGGGCCGGCCGGAGACACAGGCCGACGGGCCGCCCGAACCGAGTCCCGAGGCCGCGGCCCTGATCGAGGCGATGGGCTGGTCCGTCTCGGACTACAACCCCGCGCGGCAGGTCATCGACCAGACCCTGCGCACGCTGCGCTCGCTGGGCATCGACTACGACTGGCAGACGCTCCTGCCCTACGCCGAACTCGCGGCCCGCACCGCCCGGCACGACCTCGACCGGCTGGACACCATCACCGATCCGCTCGAGAAGGCGGAGCAGGCGGTCCTGCTCACCTTCCTGCTGGAACCGGCCCTGATGGCCCTGCGCCGGCTCGCCCAGGAGGACGAGTCCATCGTCCGCTACGGGGACGGCCCCGACGCGCCCCCGTCCGGCGAGGCCCGCCCGCCCGGGCATGAGTGA
- a CDS encoding DUF3291 domain-containing protein has translation MPTLPWVTPNPARPDTRAFVMASRFEVRSLKDVPRFFWKSLAAWGQVRKAPGALGASLVAQPLGRTFYTLSAWESREALYTYARTEPHKSIMGGLRETMRVSTFTFWEVPVSGLPIDWKDAKRRIEDQARVNAEGHGAGH, from the coding sequence GTGCCTACTCTTCCCTGGGTCACGCCGAACCCGGCCCGGCCCGACACCCGTGCCTTCGTCATGGCCTCCCGTTTCGAGGTGCGCTCGCTGAAGGACGTCCCCCGGTTCTTCTGGAAGTCCCTCGCCGCCTGGGGCCAGGTCCGCAAGGCGCCCGGCGCGCTCGGCGCCTCCCTGGTGGCCCAGCCGCTCGGGCGGACCTTCTACACGCTGTCCGCCTGGGAGAGCCGCGAGGCGCTCTACACCTACGCCAGGACCGAGCCGCACAAGAGCATCATGGGCGGCCTGCGGGAGACCATGCGCGTCTCGACGTTCACCTTCTGGGAGGTGCCCGTCAGCGGTCTGCCGATCGACTGGAAGGACGCCAAGCGCCGCATCGAGGACCAGGCCCGGGTGAACGCCGAAGGTCACGGCGCCGGCCACTGA
- a CDS encoding alpha-mannosidase: MHDDRTLVEARLRRVLDERIRPAVYPESVPLDAAVWHAPGEPVPVAEGLAADVEPVTVGTRWGAPWGTSWFRVTGTVPEAWAGRTVEALLDLGFDENMPGFQCEGLVYRPDGTPVKGLNPRNQWVRIGAPVQGGEEVRLHIEAASNPVIMGHRPFAPTPLGDRETAGGAPQYTLARMDLAVLDETVWHLVTDLEVLGELMAELPVDSPRRWDILRAVERALDAVDLQDVNGTARQARSQLTDVLAAPAVPSAHHIGAVGHAHIDSAWLWPLRETVRKVARTAASMTALLDDEPDFVFAMSQAQQWAWVKDHRPEVWARVKKAVADGRFVPAGGMWVESDTNMPGSEAMARQFVHGKRFFLDEFGVENDEAWLPDTFGFAAGLPQIIKAAGSSYLLTQKISWSRTNSFPHHTFRWEGIDGTRVFTHFPPVDTYNCSMHGAEIAHAVRNFKDKGAARHSLAPTGWGDGGGGTTREMVAKAARLRDLEGSATVTWETPSAFFAKAEAENPEPPVWVGELYLELHRATLTSQAGTKQGNRRSEHLLREAELWAATAAVRTGFPYPYEHLDRIWKTVLLHQFHDILPGSSIAWVHREARATYARIADELNGIVDAAQRALAGEGTLPLVFNAAPHPRAGVPAGGARPAEATGRTTREDRPGGGHVLDNGLLRVAVDARGLVDSVHDLEADRETVAPGRPGNLLQLHHDLPNMWDAWDVDAFYRNTVTDLTDADEVTAGTDGASVRVRRSFGDSRVTQVLSLPPGEKRLVVDTEADWHETEKFLKLAFPLDLHADRYASETQFGHFHRPTHTNTSWEAARFEACNHRFVHLQEPDWGVAVVNDGTYGHDVTRTVRSDGGTTTTVRVSLLRAPRFPDPETDQGLHRFRHALVPGASVGDAVREGWRINLPERRLTGAGEVAPLVTVDRDSVVVTAVKLADDGSGDVVVRFHEAHGARARVTLTAGFAVARAGATDLLERPLADTPPPAVEEGRITVRLRPFQLTTLRLKRA, encoded by the coding sequence ATGCATGACGACCGCACCCTGGTCGAGGCCCGCCTCAGGCGTGTGCTCGACGAGCGCATCCGTCCCGCCGTGTACCCCGAGTCCGTGCCCCTTGACGCGGCGGTGTGGCACGCGCCGGGGGAGCCGGTGCCGGTCGCCGAGGGGCTGGCCGCCGACGTCGAGCCGGTGACCGTCGGCACCCGCTGGGGAGCCCCCTGGGGCACCAGCTGGTTCCGGGTGACCGGGACCGTGCCCGAGGCGTGGGCCGGCCGGACCGTCGAGGCGCTCCTCGACCTCGGCTTCGACGAGAACATGCCCGGCTTCCAGTGCGAGGGCCTGGTCTACCGCCCCGACGGCACCCCCGTGAAGGGCCTCAACCCCCGCAACCAGTGGGTGCGGATCGGGGCGCCCGTCCAGGGCGGGGAGGAGGTGCGCCTGCACATCGAGGCCGCCTCCAACCCCGTGATCATGGGCCACCGCCCCTTCGCACCGACACCGCTCGGCGACCGGGAGACCGCGGGCGGCGCACCGCAGTACACCCTGGCCCGCATGGACCTCGCCGTCCTCGACGAGACCGTGTGGCACCTGGTGACGGACCTCGAGGTGCTCGGCGAACTGATGGCCGAGCTGCCGGTCGACTCGCCCCGCCGCTGGGACATCCTCCGCGCCGTCGAACGCGCCCTGGACGCGGTCGACCTCCAGGACGTCAACGGCACGGCCCGGCAAGCCCGTTCGCAGCTCACCGACGTGCTGGCCGCACCCGCCGTCCCGTCCGCGCACCACATCGGCGCGGTCGGGCACGCCCACATCGACTCCGCCTGGCTGTGGCCGCTGCGCGAGACCGTGCGCAAGGTCGCCCGCACCGCCGCCAGCATGACCGCCCTCCTCGACGACGAGCCGGACTTCGTCTTCGCCATGTCGCAGGCCCAGCAGTGGGCCTGGGTGAAGGACCACCGGCCCGAGGTGTGGGCGCGGGTGAAGAAGGCGGTGGCGGACGGGCGGTTCGTCCCCGCCGGCGGCATGTGGGTGGAGTCCGACACCAACATGCCCGGATCGGAGGCGATGGCCCGGCAGTTCGTGCACGGGAAGCGGTTCTTCCTCGACGAGTTCGGCGTCGAGAACGACGAGGCGTGGCTGCCGGACACCTTCGGCTTCGCCGCCGGACTGCCGCAGATCATCAAGGCGGCCGGCTCCTCGTACCTGCTCACGCAGAAGATCTCCTGGTCCCGCACCAACAGCTTCCCGCACCACACCTTCCGCTGGGAGGGCATCGACGGCACCCGCGTCTTCACCCACTTCCCGCCCGTCGACACATACAACTGCTCCATGCACGGCGCCGAGATCGCCCACGCCGTACGCAACTTCAAGGACAAGGGGGCCGCCCGGCACTCCCTCGCGCCGACCGGCTGGGGCGACGGGGGCGGCGGCACCACCCGCGAGATGGTCGCCAAGGCCGCCCGGCTGCGCGACCTGGAGGGGTCGGCCACCGTGACCTGGGAGACCCCCTCCGCGTTCTTCGCGAAGGCCGAGGCGGAGAACCCCGAACCGCCCGTGTGGGTCGGCGAGCTGTACCTGGAACTGCACCGTGCCACCCTCACCAGCCAGGCCGGCACCAAGCAGGGCAACCGGCGCAGCGAGCACCTGCTCCGGGAGGCCGAGCTGTGGGCGGCCACCGCCGCCGTGCGCACCGGCTTCCCCTACCCGTACGAGCACCTGGACCGGATCTGGAAGACGGTGCTGCTGCACCAGTTCCACGACATCCTGCCCGGCTCCTCCATCGCCTGGGTGCACCGCGAGGCCCGCGCCACCTACGCCCGGATCGCGGACGAGCTGAACGGCATCGTCGACGCCGCCCAGCGCGCCCTGGCCGGCGAGGGCACGCTCCCGCTGGTGTTCAACGCGGCCCCGCACCCCCGCGCCGGTGTCCCGGCGGGCGGCGCGCGCCCGGCCGAGGCCACGGGCCGGACGACCCGCGAGGACCGTCCCGGCGGCGGACACGTCCTGGACAACGGTCTGCTCCGGGTCGCCGTCGACGCCCGCGGCCTGGTGGACTCCGTCCACGACCTGGAGGCCGACCGCGAAACCGTCGCCCCCGGACGGCCCGGCAACCTGCTCCAGCTCCACCACGACCTGCCGAACATGTGGGACGCGTGGGACGTGGACGCGTTCTACCGCAACACCGTCACCGACCTGACCGACGCGGACGAGGTCACCGCCGGTACGGACGGCGCCTCGGTGCGCGTCCGGCGCTCCTTCGGCGACTCCCGGGTGACGCAGGTGCTCTCGCTGCCGCCGGGGGAGAAGCGCCTGGTGGTGGACACCGAGGCCGACTGGCACGAGACGGAGAAGTTCCTCAAGCTCGCCTTCCCCCTCGACCTGCACGCCGACCGCTACGCCTCCGAGACGCAGTTCGGGCACTTCCACCGCCCGACCCACACCAACACCTCCTGGGAGGCCGCCAGGTTCGAGGCGTGCAACCACCGCTTCGTCCACCTCCAGGAGCCGGACTGGGGAGTCGCGGTCGTCAACGACGGCACGTACGGCCACGACGTGACGCGCACGGTCCGCAGCGACGGCGGCACCACCACCACGGTCCGGGTCTCCCTGCTGCGCGCCCCGCGCTTCCCCGACCCGGAGACCGACCAGGGCCTGCACCGCTTCCGGCACGCGCTGGTCCCCGGGGCGTCCGTCGGGGACGCGGTGCGCGAGGGCTGGCGCATCAACCTGCCCGAGCGGCGGCTCACCGGCGCCGGCGAGGTGGCGCCCCTGGTGACCGTCGACCGGGACTCCGTCGTGGTCACGGCGGTGAAGCTGGCCGACGACGGCAGCGGTGACGTCGTGGTCCGCTTCCACGAGGCGCACGGCGCCCGCGCCCGGGTCACGCTCACCGCCGGCTTCGCGGTCGCCCGCGCGGGCGCCACCGACCTGCTGGAACGCCCCCTCGCGGACACGCCCCCGCCCGCCGTGGAGGAGGGGCGGATCACCGTGCGGCTGCGGCCGTTCCAGCTGACGACCCTGCGGCTGAAGCGCGCCTGA
- a CDS encoding aldo/keto reductase, with protein sequence MSDLGAPRELGRSGVEITPLALGTAGIGNLYTEVAEEDAYATVRAALERGIRSFDTAPHYGLGLAERRLGAALRDLPRDAYTVSTKVGRRLEPSDAGGDDLANAFAVPATHRRVWDFGADGVRRSLEASLERLGLDRVDVVYLHDPDDHEEQAFREGYPALEKLRSEGVVRAIGAGMNQTAMLTRFVRDTDVDVVLCAGRHTLLDASASADLLPAALERGVSVVVGGAFNSGLLADPRPGATYDYAAAPAALLERALRIKETAERHGTSLRAAALAHCAAHPAVAGVLVGARSAAEVHDSADRFTETVPAALWDELRESGLLPSAPA encoded by the coding sequence ATGAGCGACCTCGGAGCCCCCAGGGAACTCGGCCGCAGCGGCGTCGAGATCACCCCGCTGGCCCTCGGCACGGCCGGCATCGGCAACCTGTACACCGAGGTCGCCGAGGAGGACGCGTACGCGACGGTGCGCGCCGCGCTGGAGCGTGGCATCCGCTCCTTCGACACCGCCCCGCACTACGGACTCGGTCTCGCCGAGCGCCGGCTGGGCGCCGCCCTGCGGGACCTGCCCCGCGACGCGTACACCGTGTCCACCAAGGTGGGCCGCCGCCTCGAACCGTCCGACGCGGGCGGCGACGACCTGGCCAACGCGTTCGCCGTGCCCGCCACCCACCGCAGGGTCTGGGACTTCGGCGCCGACGGCGTGCGCCGCTCCCTGGAGGCGAGCCTGGAACGCCTCGGCCTGGACCGCGTGGACGTCGTCTACCTGCACGACCCCGACGACCACGAGGAACAGGCGTTCCGCGAGGGCTACCCCGCGCTGGAGAAGCTCCGCTCCGAGGGCGTCGTCCGGGCCATCGGCGCCGGCATGAACCAGACCGCGATGCTCACCCGCTTCGTCCGCGACACCGACGTCGACGTGGTGCTGTGCGCCGGCCGCCATACCCTGCTCGACGCCTCCGCCTCCGCCGACCTGCTGCCCGCCGCCCTGGAACGCGGTGTCTCCGTCGTGGTCGGCGGCGCCTTCAACTCCGGCCTGCTCGCCGACCCGCGGCCCGGAGCCACCTACGACTACGCGGCCGCCCCCGCCGCCCTGCTCGAACGAGCCCTGCGGATCAAGGAGACCGCCGAGCGGCACGGCACCTCGTTGCGCGCCGCCGCCCTGGCCCACTGCGCCGCGCACCCGGCGGTCGCCGGTGTCCTGGTCGGCGCCCGTTCGGCCGCCGAGGTCCACGACAGCGCCGACCGGTTCACGGAGACCGTCCCCGCCGCCCTCTGGGACGAGCTGCGCGAGAGCGGCCTGCTGCCGTCGGCCCCGGCCTAG
- a CDS encoding lipase maturation factor family protein, which translates to MEWFGASDYWLSRLVFQKGLAALYLVAFVTAALQFRALIGERGMLPVPRFVERVPLRRSPSLFHWHYSDRFFAGCAWAGCAVSAALLAGADALVPLWAAMLLWLVPWALYLSIVNVGQTWYAFGWESLLLEVGFLAVLLGNDEVAPPVVVLFLLRWVLFRVEFGAGLIKMRGDECWRRLTCLDHHHETQPMPGPLSWFFHRLPKPLHRVEVAANHVTQLVVPFLLFAPQPVASVAAALMIVTQLWLVLSGNFAWLNWVTVVLALPVLSLPSDPPAVDDAPLWYVVVVLAVSALLLGLSGRPVRNMLSRRQVMNRSFDPLHLVNTYGAFGTVGRVRHEVVVEGTSDEVPRRDSDWREYEFKGKPGDPRRWPRQFAPYHLRLDWLMWFAALSPAYAGPWFGALVERLLENDRDTLRLLRRSPFPPDEPPRHIRARLFRYRFTTWRELRETGACWERTYVREFLPPTRLAGPARKT; encoded by the coding sequence GTGGAGTGGTTCGGCGCGTCCGACTACTGGCTGAGCCGGCTGGTGTTCCAGAAGGGGCTGGCCGCCCTGTACCTGGTCGCGTTCGTGACGGCGGCGCTGCAGTTCCGCGCGCTGATCGGGGAGCGGGGCATGCTGCCGGTGCCGCGTTTCGTGGAGCGGGTGCCGCTGCGCCGCTCGCCCAGCCTCTTCCACTGGCACTACTCCGACCGCTTTTTCGCCGGCTGCGCCTGGGCGGGGTGCGCGGTGTCGGCTGCCCTGCTGGCGGGGGCGGACGCGCTGGTCCCGCTGTGGGCGGCGATGCTGCTGTGGCTGGTGCCGTGGGCGCTGTATCTGTCGATCGTCAACGTGGGGCAGACCTGGTACGCCTTCGGCTGGGAGTCGCTGCTGCTGGAGGTGGGGTTCCTCGCCGTCCTGCTGGGGAACGACGAGGTGGCGCCGCCGGTGGTCGTGCTGTTCCTGCTGCGGTGGGTGCTGTTCCGGGTGGAGTTCGGGGCCGGGCTGATCAAGATGCGCGGTGACGAGTGCTGGCGCCGGCTGACCTGTCTGGACCACCACCACGAGACGCAGCCGATGCCGGGGCCGCTGAGCTGGTTCTTCCACCGTCTGCCGAAGCCGCTGCACCGCGTCGAGGTGGCGGCCAACCACGTCACCCAGCTGGTGGTGCCGTTCCTGCTGTTCGCGCCGCAGCCGGTCGCCTCGGTGGCCGCCGCGCTGATGATCGTCACCCAGCTGTGGCTGGTGCTGTCCGGCAACTTCGCCTGGCTGAACTGGGTCACCGTCGTACTGGCCCTGCCGGTGCTGTCCCTGCCGTCCGATCCGCCGGCGGTGGACGACGCCCCGCTCTGGTACGTGGTGGTCGTGCTCGCGGTGTCCGCGCTCCTGCTGGGCCTCAGCGGCCGGCCGGTGCGCAACATGCTGTCCCGCCGCCAGGTGATGAACCGCTCGTTCGACCCGCTGCACCTGGTCAACACCTACGGGGCGTTCGGCACCGTCGGCCGGGTCCGCCACGAGGTCGTCGTCGAGGGCACGTCCGACGAGGTGCCGCGGCGGGACTCCGACTGGCGCGAGTACGAGTTCAAGGGCAAGCCGGGCGACCCCCGCCGCTGGCCACGCCAGTTCGCCCCGTACCACCTGCGGCTCGACTGGCTGATGTGGTTCGCCGCCCTGTCCCCCGCGTACGCCGGTCCGTGGTTCGGCGCGCTGGTGGAGCGCCTGCTGGAGAACGACCGGGACACCCTGCGGCTGCTGCGCCGCTCCCCGTTCCCCCCGGACGAGCCGCCGCGCCACATCCGCGCCCGCCTGTTCCGCTACCGCTTCACCACCTGGCGCGAGCTGCGCGAGACGGGCGCCTGCTGGGAGCGGACGTACGTCCGCGAGTTCCTGCCGCCGACCCGGCTGGCCGGGCCCGCGCGGAAGACCTAG